A stretch of Nonomuraea africana DNA encodes these proteins:
- a CDS encoding FKBP-type peptidyl-prolyl cis-trans isomerase produces the protein MRLLLLLVPLALLTACTGASAGDDLDLKVGGEFGAKPTIVFPAGKPSADLQIDQLTAGKGAKLGKNDVAIVQYTAHIWDGRENRLVDSSFNRGTPAAFPVGQLLPGLDKALQGRAVGSRVIAAIPPKDGFGANPPQGIGPDDELFYVIDILGAHARNAHASGTGALGGVRVSGEGRPRLSIPAGPAPRAFAAKVLERGDGPRTKAGQLLVTQHEGAVWGSRKVFDSTWKSGQPKAFKIGEGSVIKGWDRALVGVPTGSRVLMIVPPSHGYGATGHPQFGITGADTLVFVVDVLAAY, from the coding sequence ATGCGCCTGCTCCTGCTGCTGGTGCCGCTGGCGCTGCTGACCGCGTGCACGGGCGCCTCCGCCGGTGACGATCTCGACCTGAAGGTGGGCGGGGAGTTCGGGGCCAAGCCGACCATCGTCTTCCCGGCCGGCAAGCCCTCGGCCGACCTGCAGATCGACCAGCTCACCGCGGGCAAGGGCGCGAAGCTGGGCAAGAACGACGTGGCGATCGTGCAGTACACCGCGCACATCTGGGACGGCAGGGAGAACCGCCTGGTCGACTCCAGCTTCAACCGCGGCACGCCGGCGGCCTTCCCCGTCGGGCAGCTGCTGCCGGGCCTGGACAAGGCGCTGCAGGGCCGCGCGGTGGGCAGCAGGGTGATCGCCGCGATCCCGCCCAAGGACGGCTTCGGCGCCAACCCGCCGCAGGGCATCGGCCCCGACGACGAGCTGTTCTACGTGATCGATATCCTCGGTGCCCACGCCAGGAACGCCCACGCCTCGGGGACGGGCGCCCTGGGCGGGGTCAGGGTGAGCGGCGAGGGCCGCCCGAGGCTGTCCATCCCCGCGGGCCCCGCGCCCCGCGCCTTCGCCGCGAAGGTGCTCGAGCGCGGCGACGGGCCCAGGACGAAGGCGGGGCAGCTGCTGGTCACCCAGCACGAGGGCGCGGTGTGGGGGAGCAGGAAGGTCTTCGACTCCACCTGGAAGTCGGGTCAGCCCAAGGCGTTCAAGATCGGTGAGGGGAGCGTCATCAAGGGCTGGGACCGCGCGCTCGTCGGCGTCCCGACCGGCAGCAGGGTGCTGATGATCGTCCCGCCCTCCCACGGCTACGGCGCGACGGGCCACCCACAGTTCGGCATCACCGGGGCTGACACGCTGGTGTTCGTCGTGGACGTGCTGGCCGCCTACTAG
- a CDS encoding FKBP-type peptidyl-prolyl cis-trans isomerase, which produces MIFAAACGTQPASDAPAAASGPKVTGNVGAKPTVTFPAGDPAKKSSMEVLSPGTGAGVAKGDTVFVNLSVWSWDGKQNTLEGSTYDTKKTEPITVNDNMPKVMIDGFGKTKLGGRFMTVVANDSYTEQELAQAKQNGVDTSKPRVFVFDLVSTLPKAARGEAKDPKVKGVKLTNPGGDAAPVLTTKTADKPPAKLINKTVIEGTGPAVQKNQSVVVHYTGKLWGSDKQFDSSWGKDPFTLQGVGTGQVIKGWDQALEGAKVGSRLLLVIPPNLGYGDKDSGTIPASSTLVFVVDVLAAY; this is translated from the coding sequence TTGATCTTCGCCGCAGCGTGCGGCACGCAGCCCGCCAGTGACGCGCCCGCAGCGGCGTCGGGGCCGAAGGTCACCGGAAACGTGGGCGCCAAGCCCACGGTGACCTTCCCCGCCGGCGACCCCGCCAAGAAGTCGTCGATGGAGGTGCTGAGCCCCGGCACGGGCGCCGGTGTCGCCAAGGGCGACACCGTGTTCGTGAACCTGTCCGTCTGGAGCTGGGACGGCAAGCAGAACACGCTCGAGGGCTCGACCTACGACACCAAGAAGACCGAGCCGATCACCGTCAACGACAACATGCCGAAGGTGATGATCGACGGCTTCGGCAAGACCAAGCTCGGCGGCCGCTTCATGACCGTCGTGGCCAACGACAGCTACACCGAGCAGGAGCTGGCCCAGGCCAAGCAGAACGGCGTCGACACCTCCAAGCCGCGGGTGTTCGTCTTCGATCTGGTCTCCACGCTGCCCAAGGCGGCGCGGGGCGAGGCGAAGGACCCCAAGGTCAAGGGCGTGAAGCTGACCAACCCCGGGGGCGACGCCGCGCCGGTGCTGACCACCAAGACCGCTGACAAGCCGCCGGCCAAGCTGATCAACAAGACGGTCATCGAGGGCACCGGCCCGGCCGTCCAGAAGAACCAGTCGGTCGTCGTCCACTACACGGGCAAGCTCTGGGGCAGCGACAAGCAGTTCGACTCCAGCTGGGGCAAGGACCCGTTCACCCTGCAGGGCGTCGGCACCGGCCAGGTCATCAAGGGCTGGGACCAGGCGCTCGAGGGCGCCAAGGTCGGCAGCCGCCTGCTGCTGGTGATCCCGCCGAACCTGGGCTACGGCGACAAGGACTCCGGCACCATCCCGGCCAGCAGCACGCTGGTGTTCGTGGTGGACGTTCTGGCCGCCTACTGA
- the pafA gene encoding Pup--protein ligase produces MDRRIFGLENEYGVTCTFRGQRRLSPDEVARYLFRRVVSWGRSSNVFLRNGARLYLDVGSHPEYATPECDNVIELVTHDKAGERILEGLLVDAEKRLREEGIAGDIYLFKNNTDSAGNSYGCHENYLVGRHGEFGRLADVLIPFLVTRQIICGAGKVLQTPRGAVYCVSQRAEHIWEGVSSATTRSRPIINTRDEPHADAERFRRLHVIVGDSNMSESTMLLKVGATDLVLRMIEAGTVMRDLSLENPIRAIREVSHDMTGRRRVRLANGREASSLEIQQEYLTKAKDFVDRRGGDPIARRVLELWERTLRAVETGNLDLVSREIDWVTKYQLIERYRKKYDLPLSSPRVAQLDLAYHDVHRRRGLYYLLQKRGAVERVASDLKIFEAKSVPPQTTRARLRGEFIRKAQEKRRDFTVDWVHLKLNDQAQRTVLCKDPFRSVDERVDKLIAGM; encoded by the coding sequence ATGGATCGTCGCATCTTCGGGCTGGAGAACGAGTACGGCGTGACCTGCACGTTCAGGGGGCAGCGCAGGCTGTCTCCGGACGAGGTCGCCCGCTACCTGTTCCGCCGGGTCGTCTCCTGGGGCCGATCGAGCAATGTCTTCCTCCGCAACGGCGCGCGTCTCTATCTCGACGTGGGCAGCCACCCCGAGTACGCAACACCAGAGTGTGACAACGTCATCGAGCTCGTCACCCACGACAAGGCGGGCGAGCGCATCCTCGAGGGCCTGCTCGTCGACGCCGAGAAGCGGCTGCGCGAAGAGGGCATCGCCGGTGACATCTACCTGTTCAAGAACAACACCGACTCAGCCGGCAACTCCTACGGCTGTCACGAGAACTATCTGGTCGGCAGGCACGGCGAGTTCGGCCGCCTGGCCGACGTGCTGATCCCGTTCCTGGTCACCCGGCAGATCATCTGCGGCGCCGGCAAGGTGCTGCAGACGCCGCGCGGCGCGGTCTACTGCGTCTCGCAGCGGGCCGAGCACATCTGGGAGGGCGTCTCCAGCGCCACGACCAGGTCCAGGCCGATCATCAACACGCGCGACGAGCCGCACGCCGACGCCGAGCGCTTCCGCAGGCTGCACGTCATCGTCGGCGACTCCAACATGAGCGAGTCGACGATGCTGCTCAAGGTCGGCGCCACCGACCTGGTGCTGCGGATGATCGAGGCGGGCACGGTGATGCGCGACCTGTCGCTTGAGAACCCGATCAGGGCCATCCGCGAGGTCTCCCACGACATGACCGGACGCCGCAGGGTCCGCCTGGCCAACGGGCGCGAGGCCTCCTCGCTGGAGATCCAGCAGGAGTACCTCACCAAGGCCAAGGACTTCGTCGACAGGCGCGGCGGCGACCCCATCGCGCGCAGGGTGCTCGAGCTGTGGGAGCGCACGCTGCGCGCGGTCGAGACCGGCAACCTCGATCTCGTCTCCCGCGAGATCGACTGGGTGACGAAGTACCAGCTCATCGAGCGCTACCGGAAGAAGTACGACCTGCCGCTGTCCAGCCCGCGGGTGGCCCAGCTCGACCTGGCCTACCACGACGTGCACCGCCGGCGCGGCCTCTACTACCTGCTGCAGAAGCGCGGCGCGGTCGAGCGGGTGGCCTCCGACCTCAAGATCTTCGAGGCCAAGTCGGTGCCGCCGCAGACCACCAGGGCGCGGCTGCGCGGGGAGTTCATCCGCAAGGCGCAGGAGAAGCGGCGCGACTTCACCGTCGACTGGGTGCACCTCAAGCTCAACGACCAGGCGCAGCGCACCGTGCTGTGCAAGGACCCCTTCCGCAGCGTCGACGAGAGGGTGGACAAGCTCATCGCCGGAATGTGA